Proteins encoded by one window of Paenibacillus sp. DCT19:
- a CDS encoding molybdopterin cofactor-binding domain-containing protein: MLLNREVSGKRWHLRPDGIGKVTGQLQYLTDMTHPEMVYGRVLRSVYPFARIISIDTTEAEAMEGVLAVLTSKDVPGLNRFGIATPDQPVFCEDVVRYVGDAIAAVAAISPEHAALALDAIRVEYEELAPLDSTDEALAPGAPELHEHGPGNVLHRTEIKRGNIEEAFAACEHVVSETYYTPRQMHAYMETEGGLFVPDDAGRLHVYAATQHGYKDRMQLARIIGCPEEDIRVVSSPIGGSFGGKDELNVQPYGALLALRCLRPVKMHNSRKESVRAGLKRHPMKIEMQTGMSREGIIQAHRVRITADTGAYATLGAPVLNFATEHCLGPYSIPHVDVEGVSVYTNNGLSGEFRGFGGNQAIFAMEGQMDRLAEIMKMNPWEFRRRNMRGKSDPGPLNQRILVTDGLSQVWEAMERSDLWQKHQQSSSSASLPPWIKRGVGAALAMHGAGLGYGIPDPAGGRISLNKDGKIEVAFSYEEFGQGLIATLEIMLCDLFQCSTSDLSIIIGDTDRVPHSGSSTASRSTTMAWMALQRLHTPFRSKLLSVAAAHVGLQKMNL, encoded by the coding sequence ATGCTATTGAATCGAGAAGTTAGTGGGAAACGCTGGCATTTGCGCCCAGATGGGATCGGTAAAGTGACAGGACAACTCCAATATCTGACGGATATGACACACCCGGAAATGGTCTATGGAAGAGTGCTTCGAAGCGTCTATCCTTTTGCACGAATTATTTCAATTGATACGACCGAAGCGGAAGCTATGGAAGGTGTTCTGGCCGTTCTTACGTCGAAAGACGTACCTGGCCTGAATCGTTTTGGCATCGCAACTCCAGATCAACCTGTATTCTGTGAGGATGTTGTACGTTATGTTGGAGATGCGATTGCAGCGGTGGCTGCCATCTCTCCTGAGCATGCAGCACTTGCGTTGGATGCCATTCGTGTTGAATACGAAGAATTAGCTCCATTGGACAGTACAGATGAAGCACTTGCTCCAGGTGCACCTGAACTGCATGAGCATGGACCGGGCAACGTATTACATCGTACCGAAATTAAACGTGGCAATATCGAGGAAGCTTTTGCAGCCTGTGAACATGTGGTGAGTGAGACGTATTATACCCCTCGCCAGATGCATGCATATATGGAGACAGAAGGTGGACTTTTTGTTCCCGATGACGCGGGTAGACTTCACGTGTATGCAGCTACACAACACGGGTATAAAGATCGGATGCAGCTCGCACGAATTATTGGTTGTCCAGAGGAAGATATCCGGGTCGTATCCTCACCGATCGGTGGTTCTTTTGGTGGAAAAGATGAATTGAACGTCCAGCCTTATGGTGCACTCTTAGCTCTTCGCTGTTTACGTCCTGTGAAGATGCATAATTCGCGGAAAGAATCTGTTCGTGCTGGCCTGAAACGGCATCCGATGAAGATTGAGATGCAGACAGGTATGAGCCGCGAAGGTATTATTCAGGCTCATCGAGTTCGAATTACGGCGGATACCGGTGCATATGCCACGTTAGGGGCGCCCGTGCTTAATTTTGCAACAGAGCATTGTCTTGGTCCCTATTCTATTCCGCATGTTGATGTGGAAGGGGTCTCTGTGTATACCAATAACGGTTTATCTGGTGAGTTTCGTGGGTTTGGTGGGAATCAAGCAATCTTTGCAATGGAAGGGCAGATGGATCGTCTGGCTGAAATAATGAAAATGAACCCATGGGAATTCAGGAGACGTAATATGAGAGGCAAATCAGATCCCGGACCGCTTAATCAGCGTATTCTCGTTACAGATGGTCTCTCTCAGGTATGGGAGGCAATGGAACGCTCTGATTTATGGCAAAAACATCAGCAGTCATCTTCCAGTGCTTCGCTTCCTCCATGGATCAAACGTGGAGTTGGTGCAGCTCTGGCTATGCATGGCGCAGGGTTAGGCTATGGAATTCCTGATCCAGCTGGAGGCCGGATATCCTTGAACAAGGATGGGAAGATTGAGGTGGCTTTCAGTTACGAAGAGTTTGGTCAAGGTCTCATCGCTACATTGGAGATTATGCTCTGTGACTTGTTTCAATGCAGTACGTCGGATCTTAGCATCATCATTGGAGATACAGATCGGGTGCCTCATAGCGGTTCTAGTACCGCATCCCGTTCAACCACGATGGCGTGGATGGCACTGCAACGTTTGCATACACCATTTCGTTCAAAACTGTTGTCAGTCGCTGCTG